Proteins encoded in a region of the Ornithodoros turicata isolate Travis chromosome 3, ASM3712646v1, whole genome shotgun sequence genome:
- the LOC135387900 gene encoding solute carrier family 41 member 1-like: MTEDRCNDEEDQLATRSERVAINVESRKEVAADGDKKADDDCIRKMSILPVPSSGDIEDDLWFEESIRATALQVFVPFMAAGFGTVGAGLLLDMVQHWPVFQKVTELFILVPALLGLKGNLEMTMAARMSTQANLGHMDTLREQWKMASGNMALVQCQATVVSLLASIFAVMMGFITEHTFDIGNALMLCASSLVTASVASLVLGSLMIGVVILSRRYHINPDNVSIPIAASLGDITTLALLAGSGSLLFSGTEDVRLYVCVVIFFILFIPLWVLIARSTTYTSQVLWSGWIPIISAMAISSLGGCILDMTVPTFDNLAVFQPVISGVAGNLVAIQTSRLSTYLHQRTKIGTHPHAAGVCIDPCSAFFGKGRNARAARVLMMMVLPGHLVFTYTISFLRPTRMAITPVFLLVYFSSAIVQVFVLLYMSRCMVYWMWGRKIDPDNAAIPYLTALGDLFGIGLLALSFHLLRSIGDVNALPKELR, encoded by the exons ATGACCGAGGATAG GTGCAATGATGAGGAGGACCAACTGGCCACGAG AAGTGAACGTGTGGCCATCAATGTTGAGAGCAGGAAAGAGGTCGCGGCTGACGGGGACAAGAAAGCGGACGATGACTGCATACGCAAAATGTCCATCCTGCCGGTGCCTTCCAGCGGAGACATCGAGGACGACCTGTGGTTCGAGGAATCGATTCGTGCCACCGCGCTCCAGGTGTTTGTCCCCTTCATGGCAGCTGGTTTCGGAACGGTCGGAGCCGGACTTTTGCTCGATATGGTGCAG CACTGGCCAGTGTTCCAGAAGGTGACGGAACTGTTTATACTCGTCCCAGCGCTGCTCGGTCTCAAGGGCAACCTGGAGATGACCATGGCTGCCAGAATGTCCACTCAG GCTAACCTGGGACATATGGATACTCTACGAGAGCAATGGAAGATGGCCAGTGGTAACATGGCCCTGGTGCAA TGCCAAGCAACGGTCGTATCCCTTCTGGCATCCATCTTCGCCGTCATGATGGGCTTTATCACGGAGCACACTTTCGATATTGGCAATGCCCTGATGCTCTGCGCAAGCAGCCTCGTGACAGCTAGCGTCGCCAGTCTCGTACTAG GATCCCTGATGATTGGAGTGGTGATCCTGTCTCGGAGATACCATATCAACCCGGACAATGTATCTATTCCTATAGCTGCATCTCTAGGAGACATCACAACGCTGGCTCTTTTGGCTGGTTCTGGGAGCTTGCTCTTCAGCGGCACCG AGGACGTACGTCTCTACGTGTGCGTCGTCATTTTCTTCATCCTGTTCATCCCGTTGTGGGTTCTTATCGCAAGGAGCACGACGTACACGTCCCAGGTACTCTGGAGCGGCTGGATACCCATCATTTCAGCAATGGCCATATCGAG CCTAGGCGGCTGCATCCTGGATATGACGGTGCCAACGTTCGACAACCTGGCTGTCTTTCAGCCGGTGATTAGCG GTGTTGCTGGCAACCTAGTAGCGATTCAAACCAGCAGACTGTCCACCTATCTTCACCAGAGAACCAAAATAGGGACACATCCACACGCGGCAGGCGTGTGCATTGATCCTTGCTCTGCCTTCTTCGGAAAAG GTCGCAATGCCAGAGCTGCCCGCGTCCTCATGATGATGGTTCTTCCTGGTCACCTTGTGTTCACCTACACCATCAGTTTCTTGCGCCCCACCCGCATGGCAATCACCCCTGTCTTTCTCCTGGTCTACTTCTCCTCAGCCATAGTCCAG GTGTTCGTATTGCTCTACATGTCCCGCTGCATGGTCTACTGGATGTGGGGACGTAAGATAGATCCCGACAACGCGGCTATTCCTTATTTGACAGCCTTGGGGGACCTCTTCGGGATCGGCCTCCTGGCACTCTCCTTCCACCTACTAAGGTCGATAGGTGACGTCAACGCGTTACCCAAGGAGCTGCGTTGA